The following are encoded together in the Candidatus Cloacimonadota bacterium genome:
- a CDS encoding SPFH/Band 7/PHB domain protein: QVTDPVKAVYEINNLPNAIEKLTQTTLRNVIGELELDKTLTSRDTINSKLRDILDEATDKWGVKVNRVELQDINPPQEIKVAMEKQMRAERDRRAKILEAEGTKRSQILKAEGEKEAKIARAEGEAKAKFLVAEAEAKAIKKVAESVEATGTDPAQYLLAVKYIKAFNDVVQNNDKTIVVPYESSAMLGSVKALEKIFKS; the protein is encoded by the coding sequence CAGGTAACCGATCCGGTGAAAGCAGTTTACGAGATCAATAACCTTCCTAACGCGATCGAAAAACTTACCCAGACAACTTTGCGTAATGTCATCGGTGAACTGGAATTGGATAAGACTTTGACTTCTCGGGATACGATCAATTCCAAACTGCGGGATATTCTCGACGAAGCAACCGATAAATGGGGAGTAAAAGTCAACCGCGTCGAACTACAGGACATTAATCCTCCGCAGGAGATAAAGGTTGCGATGGAAAAACAGATGCGCGCCGAAAGAGACCGACGGGCAAAGATCCTGGAAGCTGAAGGTACAAAAAGATCACAAATATTGAAGGCTGAAGGAGAAAAAGAAGCAAAGATAGCACGAGCCGAAGGAGAAGCAAAAGCAAAGTTTCTTGTTGCTGAAGCCGAAGCCAAAGCCATTAAAAAAGTTGCGGAATCCGTGGAAGCAACCGGTACGGATCCGGCTCAATACCTGCTTGCCGTTAAATATATCAAAGCTTTCAATGATGTTGTTCAGAACAATGATAAAACTATTGTTGTTCCTTATGAATCATCTGCCATGCTCGGTTCTGTTAAAGCATTGGAAAAGATCTTTAAAAGTTAG